The Streptomyces sp. Mut1 genome window below encodes:
- a CDS encoding CbiQ family ECF transporter T component, whose protein sequence is MTHTAREAATPVSGNLPDTGGRRLPRTLHPVAWWIWALALATAVSRTNNPLLLLLVLAVLGYVVTARRTEAPWARGFTYYLCLAGTVVAIRVLFRAVFATGITPHDHFLFALPHIPTPDWYAGIRLGGPVSLEALLSAATDGLRLACMLCCIGAANTLANPKRALRVLPGALHELGVAVTVAISVAPQLVQSVQRVARARRLRAGRNKGLKALRGIVVPVLEDALERSLRLAAGMDSRGYGRAGTATRRSRRVTATLMLLGMCGLCAGAYGLLDATAPRFLGLPAMAAGAVLCVAGLRIGGRRVSRTTYRPDPWRLPEWAVAGAGTLAAVLLFSNMGYDAAELNPSIYPLSWPTLPLVPACAILLAGTAGVLAPPPAGPRPAVPRPRAEKAGTT, encoded by the coding sequence GTGACCCACACGGCCCGCGAGGCGGCCACACCGGTCTCCGGCAACCTGCCGGACACCGGCGGCCGGCGCCTGCCCAGGACCCTGCATCCGGTCGCCTGGTGGATCTGGGCGCTCGCCCTGGCCACGGCGGTCAGCCGCACCAACAACCCGCTGCTGCTCCTCCTCGTCCTCGCGGTCCTCGGCTACGTCGTCACCGCGCGCCGCACCGAGGCCCCCTGGGCGCGCGGCTTCACGTACTACCTCTGTCTCGCCGGCACCGTCGTCGCGATCCGGGTCCTGTTCCGGGCCGTGTTCGCCACCGGCATCACCCCGCACGACCACTTCCTCTTCGCGCTCCCGCACATCCCGACCCCCGACTGGTACGCCGGCATCCGGCTCGGCGGCCCGGTCTCGCTCGAAGCGCTGCTGTCGGCCGCCACCGACGGGCTGCGGCTCGCCTGCATGCTGTGCTGCATCGGCGCCGCCAACACCCTCGCCAACCCCAAACGGGCCCTGCGCGTCCTGCCCGGAGCCCTGCACGAACTCGGCGTCGCCGTCACCGTCGCCATCAGCGTCGCCCCCCAACTCGTCCAGAGCGTCCAGCGCGTCGCCCGCGCCCGCCGGCTCCGCGCCGGCCGCAACAAGGGGCTGAAGGCCCTGCGCGGCATCGTCGTCCCCGTCCTGGAGGACGCCCTCGAACGCTCCCTGCGCCTGGCCGCCGGCATGGACTCCCGGGGATACGGCCGCGCCGGCACCGCGACCCGCCGCTCCCGGCGCGTCACCGCCACCCTCATGCTCCTCGGCATGTGCGGGCTGTGCGCCGGGGCCTACGGGCTCCTCGACGCGACCGCGCCCCGCTTCCTCGGCCTTCCGGCCATGGCGGCGGGGGCCGTGCTGTGCGTGGCCGGTCTGCGCATCGGCGGGCGCCGGGTCTCGCGCACCACCTACCGGCCCGACCCCTGGCGGCTGCCCGAGTGGGCCGTCGCCGGGGCCGGGACGCTCGCCGCCGTGCTGCTGTTCAGCAACATGGGCTACGACGCCGCCGAGCTCAACCCCTCCATCTACCCCCTCAGCTGGCCCACCCTGCCGCTGGTGCCGGCCTGCGCGATCCTGCTCGCCGGGACGGCCGGGGTCCTCGCACCACCACCGGCCGGGCCCCGCCCGGCCGTTCCCCGGCCGCGCGCCGAGAAAGCCGGAACCACGTGA